A part of Candidatus Omnitrophota bacterium genomic DNA contains:
- a CDS encoding DUF3592 domain-containing protein, with protein MGLFGRRRRPWWAFLLIGGFCLWMGWSGIRESRSSASWSPAEGRVVSSKVSAQTIHRRGADGIEFKAEVIYEYVADGVRHTSSRVRWGGENFLSREDAEAFLQGYPMGKTVTVHYNPRKPDQAILENGSEDTGVLYLVTGFGVVLVVLGLLKRGAEKF; from the coding sequence ATGGGATTATTTGGCAGGCGGCGGAGACCGTGGTGGGCGTTTCTGTTGATCGGAGGCTTCTGTTTGTGGATGGGCTGGTCCGGGATTCGAGAGTCCCGAAGCAGCGCCTCCTGGTCCCCGGCCGAGGGCAGGGTTGTCTCTTCCAAGGTTTCCGCCCAGACCATTCATCGCAGAGGCGCCGATGGGATTGAGTTCAAGGCGGAGGTGATCTATGAATACGTTGCCGATGGGGTGCGCCATACGTCCAGCCGGGTCCGATGGGGCGGGGAAAATTTCCTTAGCCGGGAAGACGCCGAAGCTTTCCTGCAGGGTTACCCCATGGGCAAGACGGTGACGGTTCATTACAATCCCAGGAAGCCTGATCAGGCGATTCTGGAGAATGGGAGCGAGGATACCGGGGTCCTGTATCTGGTGACGGGTTTTGGGGTGGTCCTGGTGGTGTTGGGGCTGTTGAAGAGGGGGGCGGAAAAATTTTAG
- a CDS encoding transketolase — protein MPSKPDISALRDKAFQFRREILETLHSAGSGHPGGSLSSVEIFISLYFYKMNHRPNDPHWDGRDYCIVSKGHCTPVTYVTLANAGYFPKEELKTFRKFGTRLQGHVHVKTPGVEFNTGSLGHGLSVANGIAMGAKMLNKPNRVFCIMGDGEIQEGSVWEAAMSGSHFKLDNVCAIVDYNKVQENGPVNDIKNLEPLAARWKSFGWHAIEVDGHDLSALVKALDEFETVKGKPTVIIANTVKGKGVPFMEGKAAWHGKAPNAEQLKDALAQLQKV, from the coding sequence ATGCCTTCCAAACCCGACATCAGCGCCCTTCGCGATAAGGCGTTTCAGTTTCGCAGAGAGATCCTGGAGACCCTCCACTCGGCCGGGTCCGGCCACCCGGGCGGGTCCTTGTCTTCCGTCGAGATCTTTATCTCCCTTTATTTTTACAAGATGAACCACAGGCCGAACGATCCTCATTGGGACGGGCGGGACTACTGCATTGTCTCCAAGGGGCATTGCACGCCGGTGACGTACGTGACGCTCGCCAATGCCGGGTATTTTCCCAAAGAGGAATTAAAGACCTTTCGTAAATTCGGAACGCGGCTGCAGGGGCACGTGCATGTGAAGACCCCGGGCGTCGAGTTCAATACCGGGTCGCTGGGGCACGGGCTTTCGGTGGCCAACGGGATCGCCATGGGCGCGAAGATGCTGAACAAACCCAACAGGGTTTTCTGCATCATGGGCGACGGCGAGATCCAGGAGGGCTCGGTCTGGGAAGCGGCCATGTCGGGCTCGCATTTCAAGCTGGACAATGTCTGCGCGATCGTGGATTACAACAAGGTCCAGGAAAACGGGCCTGTGAACGATATTAAGAATTTGGAACCGCTCGCGGCACGCTGGAAAAGTTTCGGCTGGCACGCGATCGAAGTGGATGGGCACGACTTGAGCGCGCTCGTCAAGGCGTTGGACGAATTCGAAACGGTCAAAGGCAAGCCCACGGTCATCATCGCCAATACCGTGAAGGGCAAAGGCGTTCCGTTCATGGAAGGAAAGGCCGCCTGGCACGGCAAGGCCCCGAACGCCGAGCAGTTGAAAGACGCCTTGGCGCAACTACAAAAGGTATAA
- a CDS encoding transketolase family protein — MPEMIATRDGFGKELVALGKQNERIMMVSADLEDATRAEYFKNEFPERFFSVGIAEQDMVGMAAGLTFHGFIAFVNSFAVFLTNRAYDQLRMDVCYNNRNVKVVCSHAGVTVGEDGASAQCLEDFALMRVLPNIKVICPVDANEARLATRAMVKEDGPMYLRTSRAALPVLTGENDPFEIGKAKVMRPGKDAAVIACGTLVSEALQAAEILKKDGIDLRVINMHTIKPIDVKAVVDAAKETGAIVTAEEHQANGGLGSAVAEVLVQKHPVPLEMVAVRDSFGETGTPAELLKKYHLKDVDIVEAVKRAINRKK, encoded by the coding sequence ATGCCTGAAATGATCGCCACACGTGACGGGTTCGGCAAAGAGCTTGTCGCCTTAGGCAAACAGAACGAAAGAATCATGATGGTCTCCGCGGACCTGGAGGACGCCACCCGCGCGGAGTACTTCAAGAACGAGTTCCCCGAGAGGTTTTTCAGCGTCGGCATCGCCGAGCAGGACATGGTTGGCATGGCGGCCGGGCTGACCTTCCACGGCTTTATCGCGTTTGTGAATTCCTTCGCGGTCTTCCTGACCAACCGCGCTTATGATCAGCTCCGGATGGATGTTTGTTATAATAATCGCAACGTCAAGGTCGTTTGCTCCCATGCTGGCGTGACCGTCGGTGAGGACGGCGCGTCGGCCCAGTGCCTGGAAGATTTCGCGCTCATGCGCGTGTTGCCTAACATCAAGGTGATTTGTCCGGTGGACGCCAACGAGGCCAGACTGGCGACCCGCGCCATGGTCAAGGAAGATGGCCCCATGTACCTGCGCACGTCCCGCGCGGCACTGCCTGTTCTGACTGGAGAGAACGATCCGTTTGAGATAGGCAAGGCCAAGGTCATGCGTCCGGGCAAGGACGCGGCCGTGATCGCCTGCGGCACTCTGGTGTCCGAAGCCCTGCAGGCCGCCGAGATCCTGAAAAAAGACGGGATCGACCTGCGCGTCATCAACATGCACACGATCAAGCCGATCGACGTGAAAGCGGTTGTGGACGCTGCCAAAGAGACCGGCGCGATCGTCACGGCGGAAGAACACCAGGCCAACGGCGGCCTGGGCAGCGCGGTGGCCGAAGTCCTGGTCCAGAAGCACCCGGTCCCTTTGGAAATGGTGGCGGTCCGTGATTCGTTCGGCGAGACCGGCACCCCCGCGGAACTCCTCAAAAAATATCATCTCAAAGACGTCGACATCGTTGAAGCCGTCAAACGGGCGATCAATCGCAAGAAATAA
- the tal gene encoding transaldolase encodes MSKSKMEVLADLGQSVWLDYINRPMIESGKLKGLIDDGLRGMTSNPAIFNQVISAGKDYDEKISALSGQGKSPFDIYDEITIADIQDACDLFKPVHEKTKGLDGYVSLEINPLLANDAKASIDEGLRLFKKVGRPNVMIKVPATDAGFPVVEELLSNGVNVNVTLIFSMLQYMDTAEAFITGLDRFAAKSGDVSRVASVASVFVSRTDTLIDKILDDKMVDSTKDKLLPLQGQAAVANCRLIYEKSKEMAEDERFQTLAAKGARWQRVLWGSTSTKNPQYPDVKYVAELIAPDTVNTVPEKTLMAFLDHGEAKLALQGSVEDARAVFEALGEFGISIDDACRQLLEEGLKAFDTSFEDLLKAIEAKAKQLSGKA; translated from the coding sequence ATGTCCAAATCCAAAATGGAAGTCCTTGCAGATTTAGGCCAGAGCGTCTGGCTTGATTATATCAACCGCCCCATGATTGAAAGCGGCAAACTGAAGGGCCTGATCGACGATGGACTTCGCGGGATGACGTCCAATCCGGCGATCTTCAACCAGGTGATCAGCGCGGGCAAGGATTATGACGAAAAGATCTCGGCGTTGAGCGGCCAGGGAAAGTCTCCTTTTGATATCTATGACGAGATCACCATTGCCGACATCCAGGACGCCTGCGATCTGTTCAAGCCGGTTCACGAAAAGACCAAGGGGCTGGACGGATATGTGAGTCTGGAGATCAATCCGTTGCTCGCCAACGATGCCAAGGCCTCGATCGATGAGGGCCTGCGGCTTTTCAAAAAGGTCGGCCGGCCGAACGTCATGATCAAGGTCCCGGCCACAGACGCGGGCTTTCCTGTCGTTGAGGAGCTTTTGTCCAACGGCGTCAACGTGAACGTCACGCTGATTTTTTCCATGCTGCAGTACATGGACACGGCCGAGGCCTTCATCACCGGCCTGGATCGTTTTGCGGCAAAATCCGGGGATGTGAGCCGTGTTGCATCCGTGGCGAGCGTGTTTGTCAGCCGCACGGACACCCTGATTGATAAAATATTGGACGACAAAATGGTCGATTCCACCAAAGACAAACTTCTGCCCCTGCAGGGGCAGGCCGCCGTCGCCAATTGCCGTTTGATTTATGAGAAATCAAAGGAAATGGCCGAAGACGAACGATTCCAGACTCTCGCGGCCAAAGGCGCCCGCTGGCAACGCGTGCTCTGGGGTTCCACGTCCACGAAAAATCCGCAGTATCCGGACGTCAAATACGTGGCGGAATTGATCGCCCCGGACACCGTTAACACCGTTCCCGAAAAAACCCTGATGGCGTTTCTCGATCACGGAGAGGCCAAGCTTGCCCTTCAGGGCAGCGTCGAGGACGCCCGCGCCGTTTTTGAGGCGCTGGGAGAATTCGGCATTTCGATCGACGACGCCTGCCGTCAGCTTTTGGAAGAGGGGCTCAAGGCGTTTGACACGTCGTTCGAGGACCTCCTCAAGGCCATCGAAGCCAAAGCCAAACAGCTTAGCGGGAAAGCTTAA
- a CDS encoding radical SAM protein yields MPTGTEPVHHIQRPDWLRTSKNDPRGYIQPESLKELWFHTGTICNLSCPFCLEGSKPGDDRLNRIAFEDARPFMDEAVRLGVEKFSFTGGEPFVVKDFVRILDYALDLRPCLVLTNGTDPLRTRLSEIVPFLQKPHPLNFRVSIDYPDEARHDAGRGKGNFAQAAASLKELYIAGFGVSIARQRLPGENVKEGDAAYQPLIQKAGLPEETRIVSFPDFFLPQANVRTPEITENCMTAYQAEEARRKFMCSYSKMVVKREGQMRVYACTLVDDDPDYDLGRTLTGSMKVRVMLKHHRCYSCFSQGASCSEM; encoded by the coding sequence ATGCCGACCGGCACAGAACCTGTTCATCATATTCAGCGTCCGGATTGGCTCCGGACGTCAAAGAACGACCCTCGCGGCTACATCCAGCCCGAATCCCTCAAAGAACTCTGGTTCCATACCGGCACGATCTGCAACTTGAGCTGTCCGTTTTGTCTGGAGGGTTCCAAACCCGGGGACGACCGTTTGAACAGGATCGCGTTCGAGGACGCCCGGCCATTCATGGACGAAGCGGTCCGGCTGGGTGTCGAAAAATTTTCGTTCACCGGCGGAGAGCCGTTTGTGGTGAAGGATTTCGTGAGGATACTGGATTACGCGCTGGACCTGCGGCCCTGCCTGGTGCTGACCAACGGCACTGATCCTCTCCGGACCCGCCTTTCTGAAATTGTGCCGTTCTTACAAAAGCCGCACCCGCTCAATTTTCGGGTCAGCATCGATTATCCGGATGAGGCCAGGCATGATGCCGGGCGCGGGAAGGGGAATTTTGCCCAGGCTGCGGCGAGCTTGAAAGAGCTTTACATTGCGGGATTCGGCGTGTCCATCGCCCGCCAGAGACTGCCCGGGGAAAACGTGAAAGAAGGAGACGCCGCGTATCAGCCTCTTATTCAGAAAGCCGGCCTGCCGGAGGAGACCCGGATCGTCAGCTTCCCGGATTTTTTTCTTCCCCAAGCGAATGTCAGGACCCCGGAGATCACCGAAAACTGCATGACCGCCTATCAGGCCGAAGAAGCCCGCCGGAAATTCATGTGCAGCTACAGCAAGATGGTGGTCAAACGCGAAGGGCAGATGCGCGTCTATGCCTGCACCCTGGTGGACGACGATCCGGATTACGATCTTGGGCGCACCCTCACCGGCAGCATGAAGGTCCGGGTCATGCTCAAACACCACCGTTGTTATTCCTGCTTCTCCCAGGGCGCGTCCTGCAGCGAGATGTGA
- a CDS encoding AMP-binding protein: MLNPWTGIAQLSKSETCELQNQKLSRFITRYLYPFSPHYRSLFDKNKIDPRSIRTVDDLRRIPFTSKLDFIQPDNPQRFRDFILQPDQEKIRGAWPLQDLLRLKAMSMINGKEFVRDRLEREFHPCFITFTTGTTNRPVPYVYSGHDIRNLHLSGSRMLDLFNIPRSQNIVNMFPYAPHLAFWQVVFGGLSSCALVLSTGGGKVLGTEGQIGVLEKMRPAVVLGVPSYVYHVLRMAQEKGIRMEYVKKIVLGASRVSMAFKLKLAELLTSMGAQEVSVFGTYGFTEARSAWAECPTVNDISSGYHLYSDKEIFEVIDPKTGEPVGEGGDGEIVYTSIDSRGSSVLRYRTGDFVKGGIGYGACPHCGRTVPRLSSDITRLSDVKDLRMSKVKGTLIDLNHFSQILTDFPEIDEWQVEIRKKNNDPFEIDELVVYIACREGVNRGILEEAVKRSLSSMEVTPNAVVFLPLAEMIKRLELETANKEKRILDVRPKD, translated from the coding sequence TTGCTGAACCCCTGGACCGGCATTGCCCAGCTTTCAAAGTCCGAAACCTGCGAACTTCAGAATCAAAAGCTCAGCCGTTTCATCACGCGCTACCTTTATCCGTTCAGTCCGCATTACCGCAGCCTTTTCGACAAGAACAAAATCGATCCTCGCTCCATCCGCACCGTGGATGATCTCCGGCGGATCCCATTCACATCCAAGCTCGACTTTATCCAGCCGGACAACCCCCAGCGATTCCGGGATTTTATCCTTCAGCCCGATCAGGAAAAGATCCGCGGGGCATGGCCTTTGCAGGACCTTCTGCGGCTCAAGGCCATGTCCATGATTAACGGCAAGGAGTTTGTCCGTGACCGGCTGGAGCGTGAATTTCACCCGTGTTTCATTACGTTCACCACCGGCACCACCAACCGGCCGGTCCCGTATGTTTATTCCGGCCATGACATCAGGAACCTTCATCTTTCCGGGTCCCGGATGCTGGACCTGTTCAATATTCCGCGCAGCCAGAACATCGTGAACATGTTCCCGTATGCCCCGCACCTGGCGTTCTGGCAGGTTGTGTTCGGCGGATTGTCGTCCTGCGCCCTGGTGTTGAGCACCGGCGGCGGAAAGGTCTTGGGGACCGAAGGCCAGATCGGGGTCTTGGAAAAGATGAGGCCCGCGGTGGTCCTGGGCGTTCCCAGTTACGTGTATCACGTCCTGCGGATGGCCCAGGAAAAGGGTATCCGGATGGAGTATGTGAAGAAGATCGTCCTGGGAGCGTCCCGCGTGTCCATGGCGTTCAAGCTCAAGCTCGCCGAGCTCTTGACATCCATGGGCGCGCAGGAGGTCTCCGTCTTCGGTACCTACGGGTTTACCGAAGCGCGTTCGGCCTGGGCGGAATGCCCGACGGTCAATGACATATCCAGCGGGTATCACCTGTATTCCGACAAAGAGATATTTGAGGTCATCGATCCCAAAACCGGCGAACCGGTCGGGGAAGGGGGCGACGGGGAGATCGTCTACACGTCTATCGACTCCCGCGGCAGCAGCGTGTTGCGTTACCGCACGGGTGATTTCGTGAAGGGCGGCATAGGGTATGGGGCGTGCCCGCATTGCGGGCGGACCGTTCCCCGCTTGTCGAGCGACATCACCCGTTTGAGCGACGTGAAAGACCTGCGGATGTCCAAGGTCAAGGGCACACTCATCGATCTCAACCATTTTTCCCAGATCCTCACGGACTTCCCGGAGATCGACGAATGGCAGGTGGAGATCCGCAAGAAAAACAACGATCCCTTTGAAATCGATGAGCTGGTGGTTTATATTGCTTGCAGGGAGGGGGTCAACCGGGGTATCCTGGAAGAGGCGGTGAAGAGGAGTCTGTCTTCCATGGAAGTGACCCCTAACGCCGTCGTGTTCCTGCCGTTGGCCGAGATGATCAAACGGCTCGAGCTGGAGACCGCCAATAAAGAGAAACGAATTCTGGATGTCCGGCCTAAAGATTAG
- a CDS encoding thiolase family protein — MERIAIVNGVRTPFCKMGTAFNFMSAQELGALAARELIERSEMDPGLIDEVIIGNVGQPPDAANIARVIALLAGIPKHVPAYTVHRNCASGLESVATAALKIQTGEASCLLVGGTESMSNIPYFFTKDLQEILFQLSREKALFPKLRVLSKVRLPFLAPRIGLQMGLTDPVCGLNMGQTAEVLAKEFGITRKDQDEFALASHQKAVKARAVLREEIVPVIPSPAYKGAVLDDNGPRESQTMEALAKLKPYFDRNSGTVTAGNSSQITDGAVALLVMKESRAKEMNLNPLGYLRSFAFAGVEPDRMGIGPAHAIPKALKKAGLRLNDMQSVEINEAFAVQVLSCLRLLESDKFAKDFGYEGYTGAIPRDTLNVNGGAIALGHPVGSSGARLLLTMLKHLKRNNLQTGVVSLCVGGGQGAAAVLEAQ, encoded by the coding sequence ATGGAACGCATCGCGATTGTCAACGGAGTCCGGACGCCCTTTTGCAAAATGGGCACGGCGTTCAATTTTATGAGCGCCCAGGAACTGGGCGCTCTCGCGGCCCGCGAGCTCATCGAGCGTTCCGAGATGGACCCGGGCCTCATTGACGAAGTCATCATCGGCAACGTCGGCCAGCCGCCGGATGCCGCCAACATCGCCCGCGTGATCGCCCTCCTGGCCGGGATCCCCAAGCATGTTCCGGCTTACACCGTGCACCGCAACTGCGCATCGGGCCTGGAATCGGTCGCGACCGCGGCCCTGAAGATCCAGACCGGCGAAGCGTCCTGCCTGCTGGTCGGCGGCACCGAGTCCATGAGCAATATTCCGTATTTTTTTACCAAGGACCTTCAGGAGATTTTGTTCCAATTGTCCCGCGAAAAAGCGCTTTTTCCGAAACTGCGGGTGCTGTCCAAGGTCCGTTTGCCGTTTTTGGCCCCGCGCATCGGTTTGCAGATGGGGTTGACCGATCCGGTCTGCGGGCTCAACATGGGGCAGACCGCCGAGGTTTTGGCCAAGGAATTCGGCATCACGCGCAAAGACCAGGATGAGTTCGCGCTGGCCAGCCATCAGAAGGCGGTCAAGGCGAGAGCGGTTTTGCGCGAAGAGATCGTTCCGGTGATCCCGTCGCCGGCTTACAAGGGCGCTGTTCTCGATGACAACGGCCCGCGTGAAAGCCAGACCATGGAAGCCCTGGCGAAATTGAAGCCCTATTTTGACCGGAATTCCGGTACGGTGACAGCCGGCAATTCCAGTCAGATCACCGATGGGGCTGTGGCTTTGCTTGTGATGAAGGAGAGCCGGGCGAAGGAGATGAACCTGAACCCTCTGGGGTATCTGCGTTCGTTCGCCTTTGCGGGTGTGGAGCCCGACCGCATGGGCATCGGCCCGGCGCACGCCATCCCCAAGGCCTTGAAAAAGGCCGGATTGCGCCTGAACGATATGCAGTCGGTCGAGATCAACGAGGCCTTTGCCGTTCAGGTCCTGTCCTGTCTGCGTCTTTTGGAGTCCGATAAGTTCGCCAAAGATTTCGGTTATGAAGGATACACCGGCGCGATTCCCCGCGATACCCTGAACGTCAACGGCGGGGCGATCGCCCTGGGGCATCCGGTCGGCTCCAGCGGGGCGCGGTTGCTCCTGACCATGCTGAAGCATTTGAAACGGAACAACCTTCAAACCGGTGTGGTGTCGTTGTGCGTCGGCGGCGGACAGGGCGCGGCCGCTGTTCTGGAGGCCCAATAA
- a CDS encoding 3-hydroxyacyl-CoA dehydrogenase NAD-binding domain-containing protein, whose product MSVFYRKDGHFGFITFDLADSKVNLLTADVMKRLDTLLDEIAKDAALKAVIIESKKKDVFIAGADIKEIEGITEPHEGELKARSGQKILDKLEDLRVPTVAVIDGVALGGGCELVLACRYRVATFNEKIRIGLPEVNLGILPGFGGTYRLPRLLGLSQGLNIILGGRVVPAKDALKFGLLDRQFPQQGLENHVRAFAGEVSDNAGRSSHIRPRKLKLPQKILDRTVVGHAIVFREARKNVLKQSKGFYPSPLKALDVIEKTLYMNRDSGMRLEAKAFGDLSVTPVCKNLIHVFYLSEKYKKLSIPGGETISSPEIKRCSVLGAGVMGGGIAQLLSQNGILVRLKDINHDAVAKGLQAAAKLFRQAVKRRRLSRAQAAARMARISPTTEYSGLGTTDCVIEAVVENLDVKKAVFQQVSALIPPQAIFCTNTSALSVTAMAEAARDPSRVIGFHFFNPVHRMPLVEIIMTRHTSPATAAGALQLAKRLGKTPILVQDAPGFLVNRILLAYINEAGRLLEEGVPAAVVDKMMTDFGMPMGPFLLSDEVGTDIGVKVLHILEAGLGERFKPVGIFEKVFEKKLLGKKSGKGFYIHSKHAVPNPDIPGLVGKPMRGQMTIQDYQKCRDRMVYTMINEAARCLEDKVVDEPAAVDVGMIMGTGFPPFRGGLMRYADQVGIGNVVDALAQFEKEFQADRFRPCRYLLDLKDQQKGFYR is encoded by the coding sequence ATGAGCGTTTTCTACCGGAAAGACGGGCATTTCGGGTTTATCACCTTCGACCTCGCGGATTCCAAAGTGAATCTTCTCACGGCCGACGTCATGAAGCGGCTGGACACGCTTCTGGACGAGATCGCCAAAGACGCCGCCTTGAAAGCGGTGATCATCGAGAGCAAGAAAAAAGACGTGTTCATCGCCGGAGCCGATATCAAGGAGATCGAAGGGATCACGGAGCCCCATGAAGGCGAGCTGAAGGCCCGGTCCGGGCAGAAGATCCTGGATAAACTGGAAGATCTGCGGGTGCCGACGGTGGCGGTGATCGACGGGGTGGCCCTGGGCGGAGGGTGCGAGCTCGTTTTGGCCTGCCGGTACCGTGTTGCGACGTTCAATGAAAAGATCCGGATCGGACTGCCGGAAGTGAATCTGGGGATCCTTCCCGGGTTCGGCGGCACGTACCGCCTGCCCCGGCTGCTGGGGTTGTCGCAAGGGTTGAACATCATCCTGGGCGGCCGGGTGGTCCCGGCCAAGGATGCCCTGAAATTCGGATTGTTGGACCGGCAGTTCCCTCAACAGGGATTGGAGAATCATGTCCGCGCGTTTGCCGGGGAGGTCTCGGACAACGCCGGCCGCAGCAGCCATATTCGGCCCCGCAAACTGAAACTTCCGCAGAAAATTCTTGATCGCACGGTCGTCGGCCATGCCATTGTTTTCCGCGAAGCCCGGAAGAATGTTCTCAAACAGTCAAAAGGTTTTTACCCGTCGCCGCTGAAGGCCCTGGACGTCATTGAGAAGACGCTGTATATGAACAGGGACAGCGGCATGCGGCTTGAGGCCAAGGCGTTCGGGGACTTGTCCGTCACGCCGGTTTGCAAAAATCTCATTCATGTTTTTTATCTGTCCGAGAAATACAAGAAGCTGTCCATCCCCGGCGGAGAGACGATTTCATCCCCGGAGATCAAAAGATGCTCGGTGCTCGGCGCCGGGGTCATGGGCGGAGGGATCGCGCAGTTGTTGAGCCAGAACGGGATCCTGGTCCGGTTGAAAGACATCAACCATGACGCAGTGGCCAAGGGATTGCAGGCGGCGGCAAAATTGTTCCGGCAGGCCGTCAAACGCCGCCGTCTCTCCAGGGCCCAGGCCGCGGCCCGGATGGCGAGGATCTCTCCGACAACGGAATATTCGGGCCTGGGGACAACGGATTGCGTGATCGAGGCGGTTGTCGAGAACCTGGATGTGAAGAAGGCGGTGTTCCAGCAAGTCAGCGCGCTGATCCCCCCGCAGGCGATCTTTTGCACCAACACGTCCGCGCTGTCCGTGACGGCCATGGCCGAGGCGGCGCGCGATCCGTCCCGCGTGATCGGATTCCATTTTTTCAATCCCGTCCACCGGATGCCGCTTGTTGAGATCATTATGACGAGGCATACGTCGCCGGCAACCGCGGCCGGCGCCCTGCAGTTGGCCAAACGGCTGGGCAAGACGCCCATCCTTGTCCAGGACGCCCCGGGGTTCCTGGTGAACCGAATCCTGCTGGCCTATATCAACGAAGCCGGACGGTTATTGGAAGAGGGGGTCCCTGCCGCGGTTGTGGACAAGATGATGACGGATTTCGGCATGCCCATGGGGCCGTTCCTGCTGTCCGACGAAGTGGGGACGGACATCGGCGTCAAGGTCCTGCACATTCTGGAGGCGGGACTGGGGGAGAGGTTCAAACCCGTCGGTATTTTTGAGAAAGTTTTTGAAAAGAAATTGCTCGGCAAGAAATCGGGGAAGGGTTTTTATATCCATTCCAAACATGCGGTCCCCAACCCGGACATCCCCGGCCTGGTGGGGAAGCCCATGCGCGGGCAGATGACCATTCAGGATTACCAGAAATGCCGGGACCGGATGGTGTATACCATGATCAACGAGGCGGCACGTTGCCTGGAGGACAAGGTTGTGGACGAGCCGGCCGCGGTGGACGTGGGCATGATCATGGGCACGGGGTTCCCTCCGTTCCGGGGAGGATTGATGCGTTACGCGGACCAGGTGGGGATCGGGAATGTGGTCGATGCCCTTGCTCAATTCGAGAAAGAATTCCAGGCCGACCGTTTCAGGCCTTGCCGGTATCTTCTTGACCTCAAGGACCAACAAAAAGGATTCTATCGATGA
- a CDS encoding (2Fe-2S) ferredoxin domain-containing protein yields MKSEKNPYEKQIFVCTNDRKGEKPSCGDQQGEAIFTELRRIAKERGLHPRIRVAQAKCLGYCSQGCNVMAYPDNVWHSGVTLADVPALAEKYLSPAS; encoded by the coding sequence ATGAAGTCTGAAAAAAATCCTTATGAAAAACAGATTTTTGTCTGCACCAATGACCGCAAGGGCGAAAAGCCCAGTTGCGGTGACCAGCAGGGCGAGGCCATTTTTACAGAACTCCGCCGCATCGCTAAGGAGCGGGGACTGCATCCGCGCATCCGGGTGGCCCAGGCCAAGTGCCTGGGATATTGCAGCCAGGGATGCAATGTCATGGCTTACCCGGACAATGTCTGGCACAGCGGTGTCACTCTGGCCGATGTTCCGGCCCTTGCGGAAAAGTATTTGTCCCCAGCATCTTAG